The following DNA comes from Hordeum vulgare subsp. vulgare chromosome 3H, MorexV3_pseudomolecules_assembly, whole genome shotgun sequence.
CGCTTGCAACATGTGCAGCAGAAAAAAAGGAACTCGTACAAGAAATTATATTCAAATATGCAACATTCAACATATACCTagtaaagcaaaaaataaaaaacctGTGCAACAAATCATCTGGTCACTTAATCAGTCATCTTACCATATATTTTCTTTCTTGAAAATCTCCATGCTGTTATTTGCACTGTGATTATCTTTGCCATTTATAATCTTGGAGATATCTTGTTACTGAGTGCGCATCTAAGCGTGccattgtgaattagaagaacgCTGTGACGGCGCCGTACGTGTTTGTTTTTCCTATTTAATGCTGTTATGTTGTTTTTGTCATGTGCCACTGATGATAGCAGTGTTATTTAGCTGAAACTTGCATTGTCCAAAAGAAATTTCTTAGATCTCTCCTCTCTTGGGCTGCAGGTTATGGACAAACACATGTCGATTCTTGCAAAACAGCATGTAGAAACACGGTTTATCAAAGTTCATGCGGAAAAGGCTCCCTTTCTGACCGAAAAACTAAGGGTTGTTGTGCTCCCAACTCTTGCTCTAGTGAAGAATGCCAAGGTTGAGGATTATGTGGTAAGACTGCTCTTCACAGTTCGTTCTTCAGTCGTGTGAAAAATGTCATCAGATGTGTATAATTATTATTTCTTCTACCAGGTTGGATTTGATCAGCTGGGTGGTAAAGATGACTTCAGCACTGAAGATCTGGAGGAACGTATTGCGAAAGCTCAGGTGATCTTCCTTGACGGAGAGGGACCTGCAAATGCTTCCAAGCAAGCTGCCGCCAGCAAGCGAAGCGTTCGACAATCAGGCGCTGGCAACTCATCAGACTCTGATTAGTTTTGTTCCTGTATTGAAGGCGTGGGCAAAGGATTATATATATAGGATTACGCCAAGCTGTTATGcttgttatccttagtagcaatagGAAAGAAGTTTGTGTGCCGATGGTTGTCACTGTTGTAGATTGATCTCGTTATTACCATGTGTCCATACCTGGTTTGGTTTGTTTATTTGAGTGGAAATGTTTGTCGTTGCTAGCGAGACTTTTCTTGCTCTGTGCGTGCGATTGCCAGAAAATCGATGAATTTCTTGACAAGCGGAACAAATGGTATATCCTGGTTCGTGTTACTATTGCTTGTGGATGGAAGTTATGATCAGTTACAAATCTGAATAGCCACATTGCTTATATTCAAAGTTTTTAAGGCGTCCAGGCGTTTGGTGCTCTTGTAGAATGTCACACTGCTTATATCCTAGGCATGAGGCGAGGCGATGCCTTATTTCATTTTTGAACAAACAATAAATACCTTGAATTTTCTGGTTGTTGAGCCTACACAGCATCCATTTTTTCGATCTTTCTTCCCATTTCTTTCTTCCACAATAGGAATCTGCATAAAGATGGAACATATATGATTAAAACTTGACTTAAGTACCTAGCAGACCACCTTTGGTAAAAAAAACAGAGAGTAAATGGGAGTACAAGTGCAAAAGCAAATAAGATGACAAACATGAGTGCAAAAGCAAATAGGTCTAGCTCTTCACAACCTCAAGTCCACACCACAAAATAAATTAGGTTCACAAATCACAACATAAAATAGGTTCCAAACAGGCAAACACAATGAACTCATAAGCAAGGATATCCACTCTCAATGCTCAATAGCCATCATCAAACTCATCCATGGTAACATTTGTGTTGTCTTCACTATCTTGGTCAGCACTAGTTGGAACTTCATCATCGgtcacatcaacatcatcttGAGGAAAGTCTGAATCATCATCCTCTCCATTGGGGATACTTGAGTGCTGTTCTTGgtcatcgtcttcatcatcttcatgacGAAATGTTGGTGATGGAGCAGACCTTTTGCGGTGCTTCTCTTACTGGATATTGGCATTCGAGTGCCTCCTTTCCATGGTTGTAGCTCTAGGAAAATTGCGACCTCGCAGCGGCGAACTTGCACCAACAGCCTCATCAACAAGCTCCCATGAAATGTCATTGGGACACCCTCGAGTACATTGGGCTGGAGATATTGTTGGGTCAACCCACTCATTGCCCCaatcaaaatcctcaatgatAAGAGGATCATAACTTTTGTCACCCATCTTCTAACGCCTCATTTTAAACCTAGCCATGTTCTTCCGGTTGTATGAAACAAAGACATTGTCATTCAATCTTTGAACTTGTAAACGGTTCCTTTTCTTTGTGTGGATCTACAAATAGCAAATAGAGTGAATATAGAGAAAGAAGTTAACTTGCTCTTGTTGAAATAAAGAGAAAGAAGCTACTAAAAAATTCAAATGTGCTTCAATTCCTCTCACAACCGGATGATGAAGCACAAAGACTAACAATACGCTTTGCAAACCTTTGTAGCTCAATTGATCGACCACCATATGAACACCACCAATCAACTAAAATGGTAAAAAGTAAAACCCAAATGCATTAGGAGTTTGCATAGAAaataacttgctgaaattaaatgGCTCTTCTTGCTGAAATTAACTTGAGTTGACTTACGAGTTTTTTTTGAAATGTTTTGGATTGCCATCACATTAGCAAAGGTTCCTCGCTGGTCCTCATAGAGAACAAATTGCATATCAACCTTCTTGCAAGTTTCGACATCAAGTACCATTTTTGCAAGGACTGTAAAGCAACTTCTTAGCTCCCCAGCTAGGGCATCATAACCCCTATTGACAATAGAGAAGAACTTTCCAGGGCTCAAAAACAAAGCAACCCCATACAATAGATGATCCATTTGAGTCTCCCAACGTTTATCAACAATGTCAATGATCTTTTTGAGCAAAGCTTGCCTTGTAATGGAGCATTGAACTACTGGTGCCATGGTTGTTGAATCTACCTTcactacatcatcatcatctggtGTCTTATGATTCTCCTATTGTTTTCGAAATAGTCTAACATCTCCCTCCTAAGTTGTGTGGTAGCATTTGGACACCATGTTGCATCCCCACCGGTGGCTGCAAGATGCTCTTTGTGTCTCTTGATCCCTCCTTTAGTTATCTTGCCACAAAGATTGCATACAACAATATTGATGTCCGGAGGTTTCCACCAATACCCATAATTCCATCCAGGATCATTTGACCTCTGTGGCCTGCGTGCTGGATCTTTCATTGGATCATATACACCCTCATgagcatcaccatcaccatctgcCATTGTGTGACTGCAAAGTGCAACAATATATTAAAGAAACATCCACTAAGCTATTATTCTAATAAGCTAGACAACTAGTATAGAGAAGATCCACTAACAATATACTAATGATCCACTAACAATAGACTAATGATCTATTCAGCTAACAAGGACAAGCATCAATTATTTTAACCACAGTCCACAAGTGGCTCCAAATTGCAACAACCAGTACTATATCAGAGGCACAACCGCACAAGCAGGCAGGCAAGCAGCACAACACAACATCACAACAGTGAGGGGCGGAGAGAGGGTTGTCGTACCTTGTTGCCCTGCTAAGGGAGGGATGCGCCAGGGGAAGAAAGGCCTGGAAGCTTGGTCGGCGATGGGGAGGAAGTTGGACGAGGGAGGAGCACGAGGCGGATGGGATCTGACGGAAGAGGGATGGCCACATGAGAGgggagtctctctctctctctctctccctctccctctccctctctcctctctcctctccctctccctcccctccccccctcccctccccccctctctctctctctctctctctctctctctccgctctcctccccttcctctctctctctctctccgctctcctcccccttcctctctctctctctctctctctctctctcatcgaTTCCTGTCATGGATGTGTTCCCCACTCTCACTCCAATCTATTTCACCTTAATTGCCCCCCAATTTCTTCCTAATCCTGCCCAATTCCTGTTTCCCGCCCCGCCCATCAGCGTTTCCCGTTCGACCTGCCCATGTACGCGGAAGGCGTCCAAATTGGACCAGGGCGACACCTCCCCTGCCCATGCAGCGACCTGGACGCTTCAATGGGCGAATCCAGACGTCTTGGACGATGGCCTAAGGCGGGCACGACGCCTTGACGTCTCTGGACGCTCTGACGCCTAGGCGTCAACTAGGCGACGCTTTGGGGACGCCTTAAGGACCATGCTTATATGTACTGTATAACTAGTTTGTTTGGACAAAGGCTGTATAGTGCACATCAATAGATTCTGTACTACACAAAGCTGCATCTCCTCGTGCATGGCATTCCCTTCGCCACGTGAAAAGTGACATTTTCAGCACCGACATGGTCTTTGAAATATATTCCCTTGTCCCAAAATAAGCGTCACCGATTTAGTACAAATTAAACCAGCAacatttattttaggacggaggaagtagcattTTTTTCATCATTGATTCCATTGCAAAATACACATATAAACAACAAAATTGTAATACATACTTCTCAAGGCTTATTCATGCATATGATTTCGAAGTTGAATATTTAAAACGATACCAATGGTTAACGACTTGAGGCATTCCCAAATGTCGATTTATGCGTGGAGGGAATATGAAGAAGTCCGGAAATACCAAACTGGTGGCCTTTTTTGGAGTCCATAATCTACGACTCTACGTCTGAATTCCTATGTATTACTTTGTGGGGCTTTCTTTCTGCAATGAGTCATGAGTTGTTTTCACAAATAAAATGACTTGTGAGTTTCCCTGCAAAAAAGAAAAGACATTTATGACTTTTAATTTGGGAGTTACAATAAAATGACTCGTGTTTCCGGCAACAGCCAAACGCCCGAAGCTTTTCAGCCCTTGCCAAGCTCTCTCACGTATGTGATGGGCTCTGAACTTATAGTTAGTTTGGGATGAGTTTTAAATTCTCAAAATGTCGCTCGCTGTTCGTTAGCTTCAAGCTTTATTTTCTGCTCCCATGTTCCTAGTTTTGTAGCTTTTGCTTCAGATTTTCTACTGCCTTGGCTTCGGCCTGGCCCTTGTATGTAGTTTCATATTTATATGGAGCCGGGGAGAGCCTCTCTGTTTCTCTAAAAAAAATAAAGACCGGTGAGTTGTGACGCAAAAAATCATTTCTGAGCCTGcattaaataaaaagaaatactCTCTTTCTTCGAAATTACTCGTCGcaaaaatgtataaaaaataaatatatttaaagctaaaatacatctagatacatttaTTTCTATAACAAATATTTTAGACGAAAAGAGTACTAAACAAAtttaaaaaattctatttttttggGTGACATAACTTTTGATAGATGTGTGACGCCTAGACAATGCGCGTGTCCACTCCTGCCCTGGAATTCTGCGCCATATACTTTTATGTGTGGTGTGAAACACGCTTTGAAGGTCAAGACAAGACTTGAGGTGCTGTGTGCTTGCGTCGAGGAACACCGCCAGATACAGCCGACTGGCTGCACGACTAATTTTGCACCCGAGAAGGAACGAAACGAAATAAGAGCCTGCGCGCACGGCCGGTGAGCGCGGCGCCGGCGTGTCAACCCGCCCGAGCTCCGGCTGCTCCGCGTATTCATTCCTCCGACCCCCGAACAGCACGAGCACCAAAAGGTGGCCGGCGCCGGTGCTGTCATGTCCATGTCCTCTGTCCCAGGCGAGCACAGCATGCAGAGTCGGGCGGTCGGGTCAGCGTTGTTTTCCTCTGATCTGAGTTAATGCGGCGGCCGCAGCTCCCCGGTCCACCGGCACGCACCGTCCGTCCGTCCGCCCGAGCCTTGCTGACCGTTTCTTCGACGCGGCGCGGCGCAGCACAAGGGACGGCCAGCGTTCCAGCCCAGCACGAGAGTTTCCAACCTAGTTGGCCGCGAGGGACCGGGGCACACGGACACGGTGTTGTACCGGCCAGCTGCACGCCACCAGATTCCCCTCCCTATATACACACACCCACACGCACACGAGTCACACAAGTGGTGGACTAGCACCAGCACCAGACTGCAATCTCCACATTCAGAACCGAGCAGCTAGAGATTCAGGGGCGAGACACCTGCGTCCGTGCGTGCTCCGTGGAGTTTTCGGAGGGCCGAGATCGCAGGGCACCTTGGTTTGCTTCGTGGAATCCATGGACGCCCACCGCCACCGCAGCTTGtccttcatcgtcgtcgtggCTGTCGCTGCCATCTTCACCATGAGCTTCGTGGGGTGCGCCGACGCCGCACGACCCGTGCCACCGCCACCGagcccggcgtcctcctccacGGCGTCCGCGCTGGTGTCGTCGTTGATGGAGATGCTGCCCATGGGGCCGAGCGGAGGAGGCGCGGGGCACTGATCCGCTCACGTTGATCGCTAGCGAGAAGTCTACTGTAGGGAGGTCTAGCTAGGGAACGGTTTTAACGTTGCTGTTGGCAGTTTTTTGTTCTGGTCCCTCCTCCTCTTCACGCCCATCTTCACCGTTTTTTTTTTGGCCCTGCACTTGCAACAGGTCTACCAAGTGTCGACATTTTATCTAAGCAAGTACTGCTGAAAATGAAGCAAGCTAGATGCAATAACATGATGCAAACTGCTGACATTTAAATGGTCCAAGCTCATATAATTCCAATACAAACCTTCTATGCGTCGTTCAcacatactccctctgtaccatatATTTGTTATCGAAGACACTTAGTCTAGTTCTTTCGAACAATAAGTATTTAAGAACAGAGGTAGTAGAACTTACCCTCGCCCCATCACCCTCTGGTATTGGGGCCTCTTCACGAAGACGCCATCCGACAATGAAAGGGTTGGAAGAAATTTCAACATCATGCTTCCATACCAACGCCCCGTCCCATGACTAAATTTGGCATCACCATTATCCCACGCATCGGCCGTTGGCTTTTCGCCGTTACCCCATTCTTCATCTGCTCTTCCCCGACTTCTCATCCAGCGCACACGTGTTACCATCTGCCGACGACTGAAAATTTAGAAGCTATTCAATTCCATGTTGCTCCCCTTGAGGCACCGCAAGCTGCACCACGGCCGCCTAGCCTCTCCTCCTCCACCATGAACACTGCAAGAGGGTTCCTAGGAATGCTTGGTTGCATTGACTACATGTATCGAAGATGGAAGAAAATCCCAATTACTCAGAAAAGACAGTACTCTGGGCAGGTGGATGAGCCAACCATGATTCTTGAAGCTATCACAAGCccattttttgtggatttttagTGGCAAAATTCTAGATTTGGCATTCCTTTTGGTCCTACCTGGTGGTGGAGTTTATGATGACTGATAACGAATACACCATGGGTTACTATCTTACCGATGCCATATACCCTTCCTGAGCCACTTATGAGAAAATCATTTCCATCCCACAAGGCAACAACAGAGTAAATCATAAAGGATTCAAAAGTAGTGATGTGGGATGTTGAGAGAGCATTAGGTCTCCACAATCTTGCTTTGCAATGATGAAACGTCGCGATATATTTTGATATAAAGGGAGCCTATGAACTGTGATACATAATGACAACTTTGTACTCCATAGGTTTCAAAACACTTTGCATGTTAGTTTTTTTCCTTCAGTTACATTTTGTGaagtttgaccaagtttatagaaAGAAATATCACCATTCATGATACAAAATTAATACCATTAGATCCATCATAgagtatactccctccgtttcaaaatataagaccttttagggtttccactaggagactacacacggaacaaaatgagtgattctatactctaaaatatgtctatgtacatccataTATAATTTataatgcaatctctaaaaggtcttatatttaggaacggagggagtagtttcatATTCTATTTACTTGGTATTTTAAGTGCTTTCAAACATTACAAAGTTTGACTTAAGACAAACTAACATGTGAAATATTGTGAATCATAAGGGGTATGAACTATGTGTTGTCTTAAACATTTGGTACTAGGATTTTTCATTTCTATATTTGAAAAAAAAGAATTAGAATTTTAAACTATTGAgttcattttttttgaatttcagtATGGTTGAATTCTATGTGTAAAGAGTACTCATGTTTGAGTTATTGTGTTTTAAAGCTAGATGTAGAATCGAGTATATGTCGAAAtagagaaggaaaagaaaaaaagagagaaatggAGATGTTGTCGGAGGAGAGCCACTCCTAGGTGCTTTATCATTCGGGTGTTGCCCTCATGCCATCTTTGGGCCCTAGATGAAGGATATTGCTGGAGTTGAGGTGAGCGTTTAGGATTTTTTGTGTGTGTCTCATTTATGTGCTTTTCCGTGGCTTTGTATTGGTGATTTCAATGAAGTGCTCAGCCCAGAAGAACACGATGGGGTTGGACAACGAAGCAATGCTCAGATTCAATCCTTCAGGGAGGCAGTTCATGTCTGCTTGCTGATGGACCTGGGTTTTTCAGGGAGGTTTTGGACTTTTGAGAAGAAAGTTGCAGGAGGATCCTATACTAGGGTGCAACTTGATCGAGCGCTTGCAACAACGGAGTGGATGACCCACTTTCCTAATGCAGCTGTGAAACATTTGGAGGCGGCTACGTCTAACCACTCTCCCCTTATCCTTGAGATGGATGGAGATGCAAACCCAAGAAGATCTTCTAGCAAAATTTTTCGTTTATGAAGTGGCTTGGGAGTCTCACGAAAGTATGATGGTCAAGGTGAAGGAGTCATGGGCTGATCAACCAAGCCTGCATCTGGAAGAGACTAAGGAGAAGCTTCAGGCTCTGGCCCAAAAACTCCAACGCTGGGACAAAACCACCTTCGGGTCTGTTAAAGGAGAaataaatgttggggaacgtcgcatgggaaacaaaaattttcctacgcgcacgaagacctatcatggtgatgtccatctacgagaggggatgagtgatctacgtacccttgtagaccgtacaacagaagtgttagtgaacacggttgatgtagtggaacgtcttcacgtccctcgatccgccccgcgaaccgtcccgcgatcagtcccacgatctagtgccgaacggacggcacctccgcgttcagcacacgtacaactcgacgatgatctcagccttcttgatccagcaagagagacggagaggtagaagagttctccggcagcgtgacggcgctccggaggttggtgatgatcttgtctcagcagggctccgcccgagctccgcagaaacgcgatctagagttgaaaccgtggagatatgtggtcgggctgccgtggcaaagttgtctcaaatcagccctaaaaccccactatatataggaggaggaggggggagacttgccttggggtccaaggactcccaagggagtcggccgagccaagggggaaggtctccccttcccaaaccgaaatctacttggtttggaaggtggagtccttcttccctttcccacctccttctttttttccctttcctctttgattttctttcctatgcgcataggcctctcctcggctgtctcaccagcccactaagggctggtgcggcaccccaaacacccatgggcttccccggggtgggtgccccccccccccccccccgtgaactcccggaacccattcgtcattcccggtacattcccggtaactccgaaaaccttccggtaatcaaatgaggtcatcctatatatcaatcttcgtttccggaccattccggaaacccttgtgacgtctgagatctcatccgggactccgaacaacattcggtaaccaaccatataactcagatacgcataaaacaacgtcgaaccttaagtgtgcagaccctgcgggttcgagaactatgtagacatgacccgagagactcctcggtcaatatccaataacgggacctggatgcccatattggatcctacatattctacgaagatcttatcgtttgaacctcagtgccaaggattcatataatcccgtatgtcattccctttgtccttcggtatgttacttgcccgagattcgatcgtcagtatccgcatacctatttcaatctcgtttaccggcaagtctctttactcgttctgtaatacaagatcccgcaacttacactaagtcacattgcttgcaaggcttgtgtgtgatgttgtattaccgagtgggccccgagatacctctccgtcacacggagtgacaaatcccagtctcgatccatactaactcaacgaacaccttcggagatacctgtagagaatctttatagtcacccagctacgttgcgacgtttgatacacacaaagcattcctccggtgtccgtgagttatatgatctcatggttataggaacaaatacttgacacgcagaaaacaatagcaacaaaatgacacgatcaacatgctacgtctattagtttgggtctagtccatcacatgattctcctaatgatgtgatcccgttatcaagtgacaacacttgcctatggccaggaaaccttgaccatctttgatcaatgagctagtcaactagaggcttactagggacagtgttttgtctatgtacccacacaagtattgtgtttccaatcaataaaattatagcatggataataaacgattatcatgaactaagaaatataataataactaatttattattgcctctagggcatatttccaacagtctcccacttgcactagagtcaataatctagttcacatcaccatgtgattccaacgaatccaacacccatatagttatggggtctgatcacgtcttgctcgtgagagaggttttagtcaacggttctgaaactttcagattcgtgcgttctttacaaatctttatgtcatcttatagatgctgctactacgtgctattcggaaatgctccagatatctactctactatacgaatccgtttcactactcatagttattcggattagtgtcaaagcttgcatcgacgtaaccctttacgacgaactctttaaccacctccataatcgagaaaaattccttagtctatttagttactaaggataactttgaccgctgatcagtgattcaatcacggatcactttctgtacctctcaacagactttgagtcaaggcacacatcaggtgcggtacacagcatggcatactttagattctacggctaaggcatagaagacgaccttcgtctattcagtttattctgccgtggtcgggttttgagtcttactcaaatttacaccttacaacgcaaccaagaactccttctttgctgatctattttgaactccttcaaaaacttttcaaggcatgcatcttattgaaactttcattaagcgcttttgatctatctccatagatctttgatgctcaacgttcaagtagcgcaatccaggtattccttttaaaactcctttcaaacaaccttataggctttacagaaattctacattacttctgatctacaatatgtctaccacatacacttatcagaaattctatagtgctcccactcacttctttggaaatacaagtttctcataaaccttgtacaaacccaaaatctttgatcatctcatcaaagtgtatattccaattccgagatgcttgcaccagtccattgaaggatcactggagcttgcatacttgctagtatctttaggatcgacaaaacctcatggttgtatctcatacaatgtttgctcaaggaaaccgtcgaggaaacaatgttttgacatcctacatgcaatatttcataaataatgcaacaactactaacataattctaacagacttttagcatcgctacgagtgagaaagtctcatcatagtcaacggtttgatcttgtcggaaacatctttgcgacaagtcgagcttttcttaatagtgacttatcactatcatcgtttgtcttccttttaaagatccatctctactcaatagtcctctgaccatcaagtagttcttccaaagtctacactttgttttcatacatggatcctctctcggatttcatggcttccagccatttgtcggaatccgggcccaccattgctttcttcataactcgtaagttcattgttgctcaacaacatgacctccaagacagggttaccgtaccactctgcagtagtacgcgaccttgtcaacctacgaggcttgtagtaacttgatccgatgctcgatgatcaccatcatcagcttccacttcaattggtgtaggcgccacaggaacaacttcctgcgccctgctacacactggttgaagtgatggttcaataacctcatcaagttctaccaccctcccactcaattctttcgagagaaacctttcctcgagaaaggatccgtttctagaaacaaacactttgctttcggatctgagataggagatgtacccaactgttttggatatcctatgaagatgcatttatccgctttgggttcgagcttatcagactgaaactttttcacataagtgtcgaagccccaaactttcaagaaacgacagtttagatttctctaaacctcagtctatactgtgtcatctcaacggaaatacgcggtgccctatttaaaatgaatgcggttgtctctaatgcataacccataaacgatagtggtaattcgataagagacatcatagtatgcaccatacgaaatggtgcgtggctatgacgttcagacacatcatctcactatgatgttctaggtggcatgaactgcgaaacaatttccacattgtcttaactgcgtaccaaaactcgtaactcagatattcatttctatgatcatatcgtagacagtttatcttcttgttacgacgaacttcactctgaaacagaattgaacttttcaatatttcagactttgtgattcattaagtaaatactcctgtatctactcaaatcgtcagtgaagtaggaacataatgatatccactgcgtgcctcagcacccattgggctGCATacctcaaaatgtatcacttccaacaagttactatctcattttatctcaatgaaaaacaaggccttgctcatgtggtatgatttgcatgtcactagtgattcaaaatcaagtgagtataaagatccatcagcatggagcctcttcatgcaatttataccaacatgactcaagcggcagtgccacaagtaagtggtactatcatcattaactcgtatctttttgcaccaatattatgaacatgtgtaacactacgatcgagattcaataaaccatcgaaggtgattattcaagcaaacagagtaaccattattctatttaaatgaataatcgtattgcaataaacacgatccaatcatgttcatgcttaacgcaagcaccaaataacaattatttaggtttaacaccaatcccgatggtagagggagcgtgcgacgtttgatcatatcaaccttggaaacacttccaacacgtatcg
Coding sequences within:
- the LOC123445070 gene encoding thioredoxin domain-containing protein 9 homolog, which codes for MDGVVSQILEKQVLSVAKAVEDKLDEEIAALERLDPDDIEALRERRMLQMRRAAERRAKWRALGHGEYTEVPEKEFFSAAKASERMVCHFYRDNWPCKVMDKHMSILAKQHVETRFIKVHAEKAPFLTEKLRVVVLPTLALVKNAKVEDYVVGFDQLGGKDDFSTEDLEERIAKAQVIFLDGEGPANASKQAAASKRSVRQSGAGNSSDSD